In Archocentrus centrarchus isolate MPI-CPG fArcCen1 chromosome 16, fArcCen1, whole genome shotgun sequence, a single window of DNA contains:
- the LOC115794211 gene encoding putative GPI-anchored protein pfl2 — protein sequence MPSAPQAGQRALSLSASGIMTSNTFIKGTGILQVLPLGLLLLSLLVSGSHATEAPTTAATDTSSQITTSTNSEVSATSATTLSTGMTTISTATSATTLSTGMTTISTATSATTLSTGMTTSSTATSAIMSPTTTTHSSSHLSVTGGMTLNGTTMSNDTSKNMIYCPSFNCNYSDCYSMYTSQNTTPCAANDFCQLLRRTDMWYSASCSKYCGDRCMNVSQTNCTVNCCNSTGCLNYTFASMMMITTTVFRTTTTATPAPTTTTTTQTTTANKGNRCHNGTCTGTSCYTNFNSVFQFCSSSQPHCQLKNESTDSTIKWTAGCTNW from the exons GTATCCTTCAGGTCCTCCCTTTAGGACTCCTTCTGCTATCACTGTTAGTGTCAGGATCCCATGCCACTGAAGCCCCCACCACAGCAGCCACCGACACCTCttcccaaatcacaacatctaCCAACTCTGAGGTCTCAGCAACCTCAGCTACCACTCTGTCTACAGGGATGACAACCATCAGCACAGCAACCTCAGCTACCACTCTGTCTACAGGGATGACAACCATCAGCACAGCAACCTCAGCTACCACTCTGTCTACAGGGATGACAACCAGCAGCACAGCAACCTCAGCCATCATGAGCCCGACCACCACCACCCATTCTTCCTCACATCTCTCTGTCACAGGTGGCATGACTTTGAATGGAACCACTATGTCAAATGATACTTCAAAGAATATG ATATACTGCCCCTCATTCAACTGTAACTACTCCGACTGCTACTCGATGTACACGAGTCAGAACACCACTCCATGTGCTGCTAATGATTTTTGTCAG TTGTTAAGGCGAACAGACATGTGGTACTCTGCCAGCTGCAGCAAGTATTGTGGTGACAGGTGCATGAACGTCTCTCAGACCAACTGTACTGTGAACTGCTGTAATTCTACTGGCTGCCTCAATTACACCTTTGCATCCATGATGATGATAACAACAACAG TTTTTAGAACCACAACAACAGCCACACCagccccaacaacaaccactacCACTCAAACAACTACAGCAAACAAA ggaAACAGGTGCCACAATGGTACGTGCACAGGCACAAGCTGCTACAcaaatttcaattcagttttccaGTTTTGTTCCTCTTCACAACCACATTGTCAG CTGAAAAATGAGTCAACAGATTCCACCATAAAATGGACCGCTGGTTGCACCAACT GGTAA